From the Bacillota bacterium genome, the window TGTATTATAATTTTCGATTATTCTGTAATTGCGTTCGGGCCACTTCTCCAATCAGTGGCAACTCGAAATATTCGTGGCGGTAGGCCTTGATCATCAGTACAATCCACACGATCAGTCCCAGGGGTGTCAGCAACATGTAAAGAATTCGGCCCAGCACGGGTACAACGCGAAGGGCCAGCGCCACGGACAGATATGCCAGACTAAATAGAATGGATTGCATGGCGTGGAACTTAACAAACCGGCTTTCTTTTTCCAGCGTTAGAAAGAAGATGCCCGCAATAATACCGGCCGAATAGGTCAGCAGTCCGGCCACATTTTCAGCCATGCCGAGAGATGATTGCCCTATGTTAGGAACTTGATAGTTCATCGGTCTTCCCCCTGCCT encodes:
- a CDS encoding DUF4870 domain-containing protein; this encodes MNYQVPNIGQSSLGMAENVAGLLTYSAGIIAGIFFLTLEKESRFVKFHAMQSILFSLAYLSVALALRVVPVLGRILYMLLTPLGLIVWIVLMIKAYRHEYFELPLIGEVARTQLQNNRKL